In Patescibacteria group bacterium, the DNA window TGGTAATAATAATCTAATATAATCTGGGCGTTACTGATCCGGGCGCAAGTCTTTTGCAGCGCCTGATCGTCCTCAGGAGTCGGAGTAATGGTTTTGCTTTGAAAAGCATACATTAATGCCTGCGGGTCGCTCACATGGTCCATATTCAGGGCGTGTCCCAGTTCGTGAGCCAGAGTATGAATCAGTTCGTCCTTGGAATTAACATAATAAATAGAAATAGTCTGGTTTTGGCCGTCAAACAGGCCCGATTCGGGTTTCTGAGCGATCACGGCATTAAAGGTATTCACGGTATTATTTAGTTGGTCGACCTGAAAGTTATAATTATTGATGGAGATTTTTAAGCTGGCGGCTTCGGTCCGCAGGCTGTTTTCTTCAGTTTTCAGGGCTTGCTGACGGGAAATCAGACTGTCATAAACATCTTTCGGAGCGCCCCCTTTGGCGTTCCAACTATCAATTTCGCTGTTTAGAGCCGCCACGCGGGCGGCAAAGTCATTCAGCTTGGCCTGAAACTGAGCTACTTTGGAGTCTAAGGCTGTCCGGTCCGTATTGGTACCGCTTTCCATGTTTTGCACTTGAGAAGACAACTGCTGGCGCTCGTCATAAACAAAATTAATGATTAATTTCGCCTGTGGGTCTTCTTTTAAAACCGGCTTGCCCCAAGCCTGGTTCCAGATATCGGCTGCCTGAGTAATATCAGCCTCGGCAGCAGAGCTGGTTAGATTAAACCGGGGGTCAATAACGCCTAATTTATAGTCCACCGGGTGATCGCAGGGGTAATAATAGCTGTTATTCAAACACCAGATCACTCCCAACCCACTCAGCAGAGTTAAGACTAATATCCCCAAAGTTTTCATGGCTATCTATATTCAAGCACTCTGCCGGCCGGGTAGCAAGATCAGATAATTTGATCCTCTTCCATAAATGGCAACGAACAAGTAATATTTAGGCCGTAACGATTAAAAACCGGATGAACTGGAATTTCGCCGACTTTGGACACTAATTGGATTTTAATTTTTTGAGTTAGGGGGGATAATGGTAACGGTGAAAAGAAAGCTACTTCTTTTTCTGGTTATCGGCTTGGCAGTGATTGCGGGAATAGTTGAATGGCGCTTTGTGGTTCGAAGCAAGCCGATCTTGCTCTCAGATAACATTTCGCAAGTGACTAGCGGAACAATCCGGGGTTACAGCTATTGGGTTTTTAACCAGGGGGATTTTCCCTGCGGGAAGCAGGGCGATCACCAGTTTATGGTGATTCAAAAAGGAGCAGCGAGGAACAATCGCAATCTTCTGGTGCGTTTTACCGGCGGTTTTGCCGGTTTTTTCTACCCCAATGGCCAAGGTAACAAGAATTATTTTCCTGATTCGGGGTTGGAATCTTTGCTTTCGGCGGATTCCTATTTTAAAGAGCCATCACTGGCCGGTTTGGACCGGCTCGTTGTTGATACTTCCGGCTGGAGGCTGGTGGCGCCCAGTTATTGCTCCCATGATTTTTACTTAGGGACAGGTCAATATAACAGCGAAGATGGTTTCGCCCGTTGGGGAAAAAGCGCGGACGAACAAGCTTTAACTTTTGTCGAAAAGAATTTTCCCACCGATAAGATCGTTACCTACGGCACTTCCGCCGGCGCCATGGGCGCGTATATCGAAGGAATTTCTCACAATAATGTCGTTGGTATTGTTATGGATTCTTTTGCCGGAGATTTAAGTTCCGTTGCTACCGCTTGCGAAAAGGGGATTCAACCTTACCTTTCCTCCTGGCCCTGTACCTGTAATGGCCAAACCTGTGTCCGGACCCTGGCCTCCCGAATCGGGTTTAATCTGGGCGATGAGCCTTACCGGGCGGTTTCGGCGGGTCAGATAAAAGTTCCCCTATACCTGATATGGGATCAAAACGATTATATCTATAATTCCCACACCGATTTGCAGTTTAATCCGCTGGCCCAGGCTATAAAAAAAGCTAATCCCGGCGGCAAATCGGAAGCGGTGGAAATTTGTGTCGATAATCCCCAAACCGGGCAAAAATGCGGGATGCATTCGCCGACTCTGGCGGACAACCCCGCCACGAGGCAGGTTTATGACTGGGTTTTGTCGGTGACTAAGTAAGCCTGGTCACGGCGAAGATGAGGGCGGCGCCGAGGATTGTTAATAAAATAGTCTTGTACGATGAGCGTTCACTGTGGGCTTCAGGCAAAATTTCGGCGGCGCCGATGTAAAGCAGGAATCCGGCAAAAAAGCCAAGATATAAGAGTAAAATATTCGGCGGCAGGGTAAAAAACTTGGTAGCTAAAGCCCCCAGAACCGGAGCCAGCGCGTCTAAAAATAATAACCTTAAAGCCCGGCCGCGGGAATTTTTGTGGACCAAGACTAACGATACCGTATTCAAGCCGTCG includes these proteins:
- a CDS encoding matrixin family metalloprotease, with product MKTLGILVLTLLSGLGVIWCLNNSYYYPCDHPVDYKLGVIDPRFNLTSSAAEADITQAADIWNQAWGKPVLKEDPQAKLIINFVYDERQQLSSQVQNMESGTNTDRTALDSKVAQFQAKLNDFAARVAALNSEIDSWNAKGGAPKDVYDSLISRQQALKTEENSLRTEAASLKISINNYNFQVDQLNNTVNTFNAVIAQKPESGLFDGQNQTISIYYVNSKDELIHTLAHELGHALNMDHVSDPQALMYAFQSKTITPTPEDDQALQKTCARISNAQIILDYYYQNFTRTQASK